A single Anopheles maculipalpis chromosome 3RL, idAnoMacuDA_375_x, whole genome shotgun sequence DNA region contains:
- the LOC126564389 gene encoding ATP-binding cassette sub-family G member 1-like has product MTMATSEEFELKRMSTPLQDFVPSTIRFRNVVYRTNEKEILSNISGRFQHGRLVALMGPSGAGKSSLLNVLSGAQIFGMIGTVTINGEPVEENDPRSVYVEQECPLLVFLTVQETMQFAVDMKMPQRSLQSVKEAKIDDILEMVGLNESRNTVVRNLSGGEQRRLAVAVELITNPPIMLLDEPTSGLDSVSSTQVISHLKSLAMSGRTIVCTIHQPASSLFQLFDDVYLLRQGRCLYAGPVENMLVRFARVGLRCPEYYNPADFALESISANQPEAHRMLCQLVDEEMREINAGAPSSPTTLAAQLVPGKRIARYQTACYYQLYTLLKRSVLSSARDEFFLKIRLGMHLALGLVFGAVHYNAGSEAAKVLANVGCFFQLFAFVYFTNAVSVVNYADEVNVAIKEIANNWYSREAYFFAKLIHDLPLQLFCPSFLLAIVYYLTEQPMEWMRFGMLLGVFAVGGVIGQSLGLIGGICFEVKMQNFFVANACIVPILFSGFFVNAGDMISILRPLSTVSFFRYQFHGAMQALYGYDRGTIPCGQVYCYYKKPSTILEQFDIDAYGYGTSISKALVLVLIMQLIIYVGFMVRLRRIK; this is encoded by the exons ATGACGATGGCGACCAGCGAGGAGTTCGAGCTGAAGCGCATGTCAACCCCGCTGCAAGACTTTGTGCCATCGACGATACGGTTCCGGAACGTAGTTTATCGTACAAATG AAAAGGAAATTCTGAGCAATATCTCGGGCCGCTTCCAACATGGTCGACTGGTAGCACTGATGGGACCATCCGGAGCGGGTAAATCATCGCTTCTGAACGTGCTTTCTGGCGCACAAATATTCGGTATGATCGGAACAGTTACCATCAACGGTGAACCGGTAGAGGAGAACGACCCACGCAGTGTGTACGTCGAGCAGGAGTGTCCACTGTTGGTATTTCTAACCGTCCAGGAAACGATGCAGTTTGCAGTAGATATGAAGATGCCACAGCGCTCACTTCAGTCGGTGAAGGAAGCGAAAATCGACGACATACTGGAGATGGTTGGTTTGAACGAATCCCGCAACACCGTTGTGAGGAATCTCTCCGGTGGGGAACAACGCCGACTAGCAGTGGCAGTGGAGCTGATTACCAATCCACCGATTATGCTGCTAGACGAACCGACCAGCGGGTTGGATAGTGTATCTTCCACCCAAGTTATCTCGCATCTAAAGTCACTGGCCATGAGTGGACGTACGATCGTGTGCACGATACATCAGCCGGCGTCAAGCCTGTTCCAGCTGTTTGACGATGTGTACTTACTACGCCAAGGTCGATGTCTGTATGCGGGTCCGGTGGAGAATATGTTGGTTAGGTTCGCACGTGTTGGACTTCGATGTCCGGAGTATTACAATCCAGCCGACTTTGCGCTGGAATCGATATCCGCCAATCAACCCGAAGCACACCGAATGCTCTGTCAGCTGGTGGATGAAGAAATGCGTGAGATCAACGCGGGAGCTCCATCGAGTCCTACGACTCTTGCTGCTCAGCTAGTACCCGGGAAGCGGATCGCTCGTTATCAAACTGCCTGCTACTATCAACTTTACACACTGCTCAAGCGTTCCGTGCTGTCGTCAGCTCGTGATGAGTTTTTCCTCAAAATACGACTCGGCATGCATCTTGCACTGGGTCTCGTGTTTGGAGCCGTACACTACAATGCCGGTTCGGAGGCGGCCAAAGTGCTCGCTAAcgttggttgcttttttcagCTGTTCGCTTTCGTGTACTTCACCAATGCCGTGTCGGTAGTAAACT ATGCGGACGAAGTGAACGTCGCAATCAAGGAGATCGCCAACAATTGGTACAGCCGCGAGGCGTACTTTTTTGCCAAGCTCATCCACGATCTTCCCCTGCAGCTGTTTTGTCCCTCGTTTCTGCTGGCGATCGTGTACTATCTCACCGAACAACCAATGGAGTGGATGAGGTTTGGAATGTTGCTCGGTGTatttgctgttggtggtgtgaTCGGCCAAAGTTTGGGACTGATAGGAGGTATCTGTTTTGAAgtgaaaatgcaaaatttcttcgTCGCGAATGCGTGTATTGTGCCGATTCTGTTTTCGGGATTCTTTGTCAATGCGGGCGATATGATCTCGATCCTGCGGCCACTTAGTACGGTGTCGTTCTTTCGGTATCAGTTTCACGGTGCAATGCAGGCGCTTTATGGATACGATCGGGGTACGATTCCTTGTGGGCAG